The Mycolicibacterium aichiense region GTGGTCGGCGCCGGAGGCCGGCGCCCCGGTCAGCGCGGCGACACCGACACCGATGCCGGTGGCGAACGCGATGCCGACGACGGCACCTCCGGAGAACGCCAAGGTCGCCTGTCGAGGAACTTTCTTGTCGCTGGCGACCACCAGTCCGAGCACCAGCGTCTCGGGGCTGAACAACAACGCGAGTGCGAGCGTCGCGATGACCGCAAGATGCGTACTCACAGGCACATCCACGCCGGCATGGCGGCAGGTTACCGCGCCGGACGCTCCGGCGCGGTACGTTGCGACAGTTGTCGCGCCACCTCGCCGTAGCGCTCGAAACGCTCCGGATCCCCCAGCGCGTTGTAGAGCACGATGCGGGTTGCGGTCTCGCCGTATCGCTCGGCCAGCGCGCCGGCCAGCCCGTCCCAGGTCGATTCGGTGGCGAACGTGGCGATGTGGTCGTCGGTGATCTGCGCAGCCATCCCGTTGACGTCGCCGGCCTTCTGCTTCTCCCGGATGCGGGCGGTGGTGCCGTCGAAGCCGGCCTCATCCCAGATGAACGCATAGTTGGGGGTGCTGCCGTAGAAGCTCATGGAGAACCGCACCCGCTCCCGCTCGGCCGCGCGCTCCTCCTCGGTGTCGCCGACGATGGTCATCACCGGCACGATCAGCGCGATGTCGGACGCCGAGCGCCCTGATTTCGCCGCGCCCTCAGCGACTTTGGGCACCACATGGCGGGCGATGTAGCCGGGCTCTCCGATCGGGTGGACGTGCACGCCGTCGGCCACCTCACCGGCCATCCGAAGCATCCAGGGGTTCACCGCCGCGATGTCGACCTTCGGGTCGGGCTCGTCGATGGGCCCGGCACTCCACTGCGGCGTGATGAAGTCCAGGTTGTAGAACTCGCCGTGGTGATCGAGGGTGCCGGTGCGGAACGCGGTAAAGCAGGCCTTGACGGCCAGCACATAGTCGCGCAGTCGCGGCCCGGGACGTTCGAACTGGGTGCCATAGCGCCGCACGACGTGGGTGCGAACCTGGGTGCCCAACCCCAGCCGGAAGCGTCCCCCGCTTCCCTCCTGCAATTCCCACGCGGTCGCTGCCGTGATGAACGGGCTGCGCGGAAACGCCACCGCGACACCGGTCGAGAGCTGGAGTCCCGGCGCAGCTTGCGATGCCACCGCGGCGTTGAGATACGGCGTCCGGCCGGTCTCGGTGAAGAGCATGCCGGAGAAGCCGGCGGCCTGAGTGCGTTGGGCGAGGCTGCCGATTTCTCCCAGCGGCAGCGCAGTGGTCATGACGTCGACGTCCACCGGACGAATCGTAACGGCGTCGCCGAAACGCCATGCGGGGTTGCGTCGCAGATCTAGTCTGTGCGACAGCTGTGCAATAACTGTGGGCAAGAGATCGGGGAAGCATGACGACGATCAAGCAGGTGTGTCTGGGAGTTGCGGTCGCCGGTGTGGTCGCCGGGGCCGGCTCGGCGGTGGCGACTGCGGTGGCTTCGGCGGATACCGGGTCATCCGA contains the following coding sequences:
- a CDS encoding TIGR03617 family F420-dependent LLM class oxidoreductase; this encodes MDVDVMTTALPLGEIGSLAQRTQAAGFSGMLFTETGRTPYLNAAVASQAAPGLQLSTGVAVAFPRSPFITAATAWELQEGSGGRFRLGLGTQVRTHVVRRYGTQFERPGPRLRDYVLAVKACFTAFRTGTLDHHGEFYNLDFITPQWSAGPIDEPDPKVDIAAVNPWMLRMAGEVADGVHVHPIGEPGYIARHVVPKVAEGAAKSGRSASDIALIVPVMTIVGDTEEERAAERERVRFSMSFYGSTPNYAFIWDEAGFDGTTARIREKQKAGDVNGMAAQITDDHIATFATESTWDGLAGALAERYGETATRIVLYNALGDPERFERYGEVARQLSQRTAPERPAR